A genomic segment from Capsicum annuum cultivar UCD-10X-F1 unplaced genomic scaffold, UCD10Xv1.1 ctg4866, whole genome shotgun sequence encodes:
- the LOC107850784 gene encoding AT-hook motif nuclear-localized protein 23, producing MSSITGDIVGRRPRGRPPGSKNKPKPPVIITRESANTLRAHILEIGNGCDVFECISTYARRRQRGICILSGSGTVTNVTIRQPAAAGSVVTLHGRFEILSLSGSFLPPPAPPGATSLTIFLAGGQGQVVGGSVVGELIASGQVIVIASSFTNVAYERLPLEEDEGLQNQQVSQVSSGNNNNGTNNGGGGNNNNSQFHDPSSGFPFFNLPLNMPNGQLPFGV from the exons CAAGCCAAAACCACCAGTAATAATCACTAGAGAAAGTGCAAACACATTGAGAGCACATATATTAGAGATTGGAAATGGTTGTGATGTATTTGAGTGTATATCAACTTATGCTAGGAGAAGACAAAGAGGAATTTGTATACTAAGTGGTAGTGGAACAGTAACAAATGTTACCATAAGACAACCTGCTGCTGCTGGTTCTGTAGTAACATTGCATGGAAGATTTGAGATTCTTTCCCTTTCTGGCTCATTCTTGCCTCCACCCGCGCCACCAG GTGCGACGAGTCTGACGATTTTCCTGGCTGGCGGACAAGGGCAAGTTGTTGGAGGAAGTGTGGTAGGGGAATTAATTGCTTCAGGACAAGTAATTGTTATagcttcatcatttacaaatgTTGCTTATGAGAGATTGCCATTAGAGGAAGATGAAGGACTTCAAAATCAACAAGTATCCCAAGTTTCAAGtggcaataataataatggtactaataatggtggtggtggtaacaATAATAATAGCCAATTTCATGACCCTTCATCTGGATTTCCCTTCTTTAATCTTCCTTTGAATATGCCTAATGGACAATTACCATTTGGAGTCTAA